The window ATATTTGGTCGAATGGGTCTACCTCAAATTCAATTCAGCCTGCAACTGCAGGGATATTTACAGTTACTGTAACGGACGCGAATGGATGTACCGGAAGTATTTCACAAAACGTTAGTGTAAATAATAATCCTACTCCTGCTATCAGCGGAAATCTGACTGCGTGTGACGGAACTTCTTCGTCGTTAAATGCAGGAAACGGCTATGCCTCCTATAACTGGTCAACCGGTGTGTCCACTTCAAGTATTACTGTTTCAACATCCGGTACCTATACCGTTACGGTTACCGACCTCAACGGATGTACCGGGACAACGAATGTTAATTTCACTTCCCTACCGTTCACTGCGGCAACGATTACAGGACCTTCCGGATTTTGTACCGGTAATAATGCTACGATCGATGCAGGTAGTGGCTATAGCAATTATCTATGGTCAACCGGTGGCAATACACAGCAACTCAATGTGACTGCAGGCGGAAATTATACAGTAACGGTGACCGCTGCCAATGGATGTTCAGGAACCAGCAATTTCACGATTAATCAATGGGTATTACCTGTGCCTCAGATTACCGGAGTAACTGCTATTTGCCAGGGTGCAGCGGCTAATCTTCAGGCCGGACCTGCAGGACTGAATTATTTATGGTCGAACGGTTCAAGTGCGTCCTCTATTCAACCGACAACAAACGGCATTTATACGCTGACAGTCACCGATAATAACGGGTGTCCTGCTTCCATCTCTCAACAAGTAACCGTAAACAATAATCCGGCACCTGTTATTTCAGGAAACTTTACAGTTTGTCAGGGTGTGAGTGGATTGTTGGATGCTACCTTTGCCGGTGCAGTGTCTTACACCTGGTCGAATGGTGCTATATCTGCTCAAATTCAACCCACCCTTTCCGGACTTTATACGGTAACAGTGACCGATGCCAATGGCTGCACCGGAACATCATCACAGAATTTAACAGTAAATCCCTTACCGGTTGCAGCGATTACAGGACTAACGGCTTTCTGTACGGGCAACAATGTAACATTAAATGCAAGTGGCACCTTCAGCAATTATCAATGGTCTAACGGTGTTGCAGGTCCGCAAAACACCATCAGCGCCGGAGGAACATATACTTTAACCGTTACGGACATCAATGGCTGCACAAACACTGCATCACAATTTGTAACTGAAAACCCTCTGCCTTCTCCCCTGCTTGCTGCCAATACTGACATCTGCGATGGAGAGTCCACTACCTTACAACCGGGCAATTTTGCTTCTTATTTATGGTCAGATGGAAGTACGGGCACGTCGATTACGCTCTCCGCCACCGGAAACATTACCGTTACAGTGACCGATAACAATGGTTGCATCAATTCGACCAGCGCAACTGTTACTGTTCATCAGCATCCCACACCTGTTATTACCGGCCCCACCGATATATGTGAGGATCAAACAGCGGTGCTGAATGCAGGAGGCGGATATGTTCAATATCAATGGTCAAACGGTGGTACCACTGCTGTTCAAACTGTAAACACATCGGGAAATTACGCTGTAACAGTAACCGATCAATACGGATGCACCGGATCAACCATCATTGATTTAAGCGTTCATCTCTTGCCCATTGTACAGCTGAGCGGAGACCTTGATATTTGTTCAGGTGAAAGTACACGTATAGAAACTATCGCAGGACAAGGTCAGTATGTTTGGTCGAACGGAAGTACAGATCCATTTATCATTGTGTCAGATGGAGGAATTTATACCGTTACAGTTACCACTTCCAATGGTTGTACAAAGAGTTTGGGTGTCACATTAAATGAGCATCCACAACCTCAGGCGGAATATGAACCCTTGCAAAATATAACCTGCGAAGAAATAAGAGTTAAGTTTAACAATACTTCTGTTTGTGAGCCCACCTCCCTGTATGCCTGGACATTCGGCGATGGAGGAACATCCACAGAAAGATCGCCATCGCATGTATATGCCACTGTTGGAGAATACAATACTACTTTGAAAGTAACCAGCCCATTCGGTTGTATTGACAATGACTCAAAGCAGGTTGAAGTGACTGTCCCTCCATTTCCAGAAGCTGAATTCAGTCAATCAGCAAGAATTGTGAGTGTGTTTAATTCTGAAGTATCGTTCAGCAATAAATCTGTGAATTCTGTCAGATACAAATGGAGTTTTGGCGACGGACAATCTTCCGAAGAAGAAAATCCAAACCATACTTTTGATCAGGTGGGCACTTTGAAAATAAAACTCATTGCCTTTAACGGTGTCAATTGCCTTGACGAATATGAAACCAATCTGGAAGTAGTTCCCTTCTTCGTTCCGAATGCCTTTACTCCAAACAACGACGGGAAGAATGATGTCTTCTTTGACGGAACACCGGTTATGAATGTAAGTTCATACGACATGCTTGTATTCAATCGCTGGGGACAATTAATTTATTCAACGGATTCATTCTTCCGTCCCTGGGATGGAGAAAATCGTGACGGCAGCTTAGCACCGGAAGGACTCTATACCTATCTCATCAAAATCACAAGTATCAAAGGCAAGTACTATGAATATGCGGGTACTTTTAGTCTGATACGATAATTTAACAAGTGATTTTTCCTTTTTTTAAGAGAACAATTCTTCATAATGCGGAATTTTCTCTTAACGGATGAAGTGTTAATATATATGTATTTTGTAATAAATAGTCAACTGCCATTTTAATTTATTTTTGTAATAAACTAAGGCATCCTCCCAAATCAGAAGAGGATACCACTAAAGTTCAACAACTAATGCTATATTGCAACAAAACCATGCTATGAATCAATTCCTGACAAGGTTTATTACACAACATATTAAAAAGAGTAGCGGCTCACCGGATAATAGCGAAATCAGCTCTTATCAGGTTGCCAAAAAAATCCGTGTTTTAAAAGTTCTCTCGACCACATGGATTAAAGATATACTTTTAATTTTGGCAGGAGTATTTTCCGCAGCTTTTGCGCTAAAGAGTTTTCTATTGCCTAATCATTTCATTGATGGAGGTGCTACCGGAATCGCGCTGTTGATCACCGGGATCAGCAAATGGAATCTGGCCATAACCATCGTTGTCATCAATCTGCCATTTATTGTATTGGGCTATAAAATAATCGGAACACAGTTCGCATTTAAAACAGCAGGTGCAATTGCATGTTTATCACTGGTAATGGCAACAGTGAGTTTTCCCGACATTACGAATGAGAAAATTCTGGTCGCTGTGTTCGGCGGCTTTTTTCTTGGTGCGGGGATAGGCCTCTCCGTTAGAGGAGGTGCTGTTATCGATGGTACAGAAGTGCTCGCCCTGTATCTCAGTAAAAAATTAGGCACTACAGTCGGAGATATCATCACCCTTTTGAACATCGTCATTTTCTCTGTTGCTGCTTACCTCCTATCTGTAGAAACCGCGATGTATTCCATGATCACTTATTTATCAGCTTCCAAAAGTGTGGATTTCATTATTGAAGGTATTGAAGAATATACCGGTTTGACCATCATAAGTCCCCATAGCGAGGAAATCCGGAAAATGATCATTCAGAAAATGGGACGGGGGGTAACGATTTACAAAGGGAAACGTGGTTTTGGTAGTCATGGACACCGGGAAGACATGGATATCATTTATACAGTCATCACTCGTCTTGAAATCAGTAAACTGAATGCAGAAATCACCATCATTGATCCCAATGCTTTTGTGATCATGAACAGCATTAAGGATACGAAGGGTGGCATGGTTAAAAAGAGACCACTCTCCCATTAAAGATGTAAAAGATTTTACATGAAGAATACCTGACTTATTTTGCTCTTACAAATCGCAGCGTTTGCTGATCTTTCATAGCATCTGTTAAAACGAGGGTATAAATTCCGGGAGATAAATTTTGGATAGATAGAGTTGATCCATCAACAGAAAGCACACCCTGCCATATCTGTTTACCGGTAAAGTCATAAATCACCCCCTGCATATCCTCTTCTAAACCGGTAAAATAGACCTGATCTTTCACCGGATTTGGCCATAGACTTACGACATTCTTCAGCTTATCATTAAAATTAACGGCTATCCACCCTGTTAGTTCCTCGGCACCATTGATGTCTACCTGTCTGAGCCGGTAATAATTTTCACCTGCAAATGGATTTTCATCAATAAAATTATAGGAAGAAGTAGAGGAGGAAGTACCTACACCGGTTACACTACCCAATTGTTGCACCTCGACAAAGTCACGCGTACGCTCCACTACAAAATGGCTGTTATCCTTTTCTTCGGCTGTTGCCCATTCGAGGCGTACATTAGTACCGGATTTTTTACCGTCAAAAAACAACCACGCAACAGGAAGAGCCGCATTCAGACTTGCAAGCGCCCAATGGGTTTGACCACCTGCGGCAGGAACTGACACCTGATAAGCAAGAGCATTTTGCCCGGGTAAGGCAGCCATCCAGGTATTGGTGGGTGAATTATAAGCATGTGCTCTGATTAATCCCGCTGAATTATAAGGGATGCCGGGTAATTCCGTTGAAATATAATTAAACGTCAGGTTCAACACCGGATTGGAGCCGGTATTTGCCATGCGCCAGAAACGATCAACAGTAGCCGTGCGGTTATCCGGAGTCAGACCTATATGACTGGTTAAATTGTTAACACCCGGAGGCCATGGGAGATTATTAGCAGGAGTACGATAGGTAGAGAAAGATACAATTCCCGCATTTCCACCCGTCATCTGATACGTTAAAGGAATGTACTGAGTAGACGAATAACCCCAGGGAAGTAAATAGGTTCCGGTGGTTGAATTAATGGTCCATACGATTCGCGCGGAATGATCCAATGCTTCACTACGTATGAAACCTCCGGTACGCTGCATGGCGGTCGGCGAAGGATTTTCAATATGCACATAGCGACCACCGTTAACCGGGTTACCTGACGCATCAGAGAGATTGAATTCACCGGCTGTCATGATCAGGCGGGTGCGTATATACACCGCCGTTGTAAATGTAGGTAGATAGGTGGGTGCTACCCAGGTTCCTGCGGGGCCCACATGATTGATTTCCAGAATCCCGTATTTATGCTGCGGCAAGGTAGCTATTCCCACATTGATACCCGTTATTCTCGCGTAGGTAGATGTATTGTACTCGACGATACTATTTGCTCCGAGAAAAAAATTCATGTTTCCTGCATTGCTGATCGCCGCATTGGACGTTCCATCATAGAGACCTGTTGTTCGTGCCAGTCTGAACCTTGCATTATCTGCAACTGTTAAACCGGAATAGGTAAATAAAGTATCTGATGTCAGTTGATGTGTACCGATGGATAAAATACCCCCGGCTTCAATCTTCAACATATCCTGTATGGCGGTATTATGCGAACTCATCTGGAAAGGACCGGAAGTCACATTCACTGTACATCCGGTTCTAATCGTTTGTTTGCATTGCTGGATATTATGAGCGAGATTTCTGAAATAAGTGATGGTGCCCGGATATTCAAAAATAATTTTTGCAAACGTGCTGCCGGTACCACTACCCGCCCGATACATAGAGGCAGAATTGGAAATAGTATACGATGGACCGTTGATGTAAATTCTTTGTTCAGAAGGAGAGTCTGTAATATCAAAATGAATGATTCCACCCGATTGTGTAAAGCTGCCGTTGACATGCATATCCACAAAATTATTTGAAGGAGAAGCGGTACCCCACTGATCGGGACCGTGCATGTAGTAGAGGCTACCTACAAGGTTTT of the Bacteroidota bacterium genome contains:
- a CDS encoding gliding motility-associated C-terminal domain-containing protein, whose translation is MSTSSITVSTSGTYTVTVTDLNGCTGTTNVNFTSLPFTAATITGPSGFCTGNNATIDAGSGYSNYLWSTGGNTQQLNVTAGGNYTVTVTAANGCSGTSNFTINQWVLPVPQITGVTAICQGAAANLQAGPAGLNYLWSNGSSASSIQPTTNGIYTLTVTDNNGCPASISQQVTVNNNPAPVISGNFTVCQGVSGLLDATFAGAVSYTWSNGAISAQIQPTLSGLYTVTVTDANGCTGTSSQNLTVNPLPVAAITGLTAFCTGNNVTLNASGTFSNYQWSNGVAGPQNTISAGGTYTLTVTDINGCTNTASQFVTENPLPSPLLAANTDICDGESTTLQPGNFASYLWSDGSTGTSITLSATGNITVTVTDNNGCINSTSATVTVHQHPTPVITGPTDICEDQTAVLNAGGGYVQYQWSNGGTTAVQTVNTSGNYAVTVTDQYGCTGSTIIDLSVHLLPIVQLSGDLDICSGESTRIETIAGQGQYVWSNGSTDPFIIVSDGGIYTVTVTTSNGCTKSLGVTLNEHPQPQAEYEPLQNITCEEIRVKFNNTSVCEPTSLYAWTFGDGGTSTERSPSHVYATVGEYNTTLKVTSPFGCIDNDSKQVEVTVPPFPEAEFSQSARIVSVFNSEVSFSNKSVNSVRYKWSFGDGQSSEEENPNHTFDQVGTLKIKLIAFNGVNCLDEYETNLEVVPFFVPNAFTPNNDGKNDVFFDGTPVMNVSSYDMLVFNRWGQLIYSTDSFFRPWDGENRDGSLAPEGLYTYLIKITSIKGKYYEYAGTFSLIR
- a CDS encoding YitT family protein, with the translated sequence MNQFLTRFITQHIKKSSGSPDNSEISSYQVAKKIRVLKVLSTTWIKDILLILAGVFSAAFALKSFLLPNHFIDGGATGIALLITGISKWNLAITIVVINLPFIVLGYKIIGTQFAFKTAGAIACLSLVMATVSFPDITNEKILVAVFGGFFLGAGIGLSVRGGAVIDGTEVLALYLSKKLGTTVGDIITLLNIVIFSVAAYLLSVETAMYSMITYLSASKSVDFIIEGIEEYTGLTIISPHSEEIRKMIIQKMGRGVTIYKGKRGFGSHGHREDMDIIYTVITRLEISKLNAEITIIDPNAFVIMNSIKDTKGGMVKKRPLSH
- a CDS encoding T9SS type A sorting domain-containing protein, which encodes MKKNIFFSLMVLLLLNLNFSSAATYYTRVTGNWNALTTWSTVGCGGVMAASFPAAGDNIIVCVGTTVTVNINTTIANVTINSGGTLQNGGGSTTNRSLTVTGTLNVANGGTLIQNSTVVASSSLFAGTEIFGISSTVTISNWSSIAVPLINGVGTNFGHLNLNWNPGVNWWNNQGLGTTRTINGYLTVGTNCQTFLDSSSSNISITIGSNLTVNGKLQVKKSMPGTATLLVNGNGSIGAAGIFTGIFNGTNHFTFSINNLTTTAGGTFNGIMDGIGNANITINGVFTSAGNFYGINAPLLLNNGVPTININSLSYTRGTFMASYAHNVNGTAVVNILGNATVAFTVATDNIKLLGLSAISGNNVTTKLNFSVGGNLSISGLSTCVFNSSEAFGDETITIGGTFTVTAAKAMFNGGLNEGSGHKVTAVMGGFTISGGTVWFSENTSDSTNITVNGNLLLSGGTLILKAAGGHASLVINGSFTQNLVGSLYYMHGPDQWGTASPSNNFVDMHVNGSFTQSGGIIHFDITDSPSEQRIYINGPSYTISNSASMYRAGSGTGSTFAKIIFEYPGTITYFRNLAHNIQQCKQTIRTGCTVNVTSGPFQMSSHNTAIQDMLKIEAGGILSIGTHQLTSDTLFTYSGLTVADNARFRLARTTGLYDGTSNAAISNAGNMNFFLGANSIVEYNTSTYARITGINVGIATLPQHKYGILEINHVGPAGTWVAPTYLPTFTTAVYIRTRLIMTAGEFNLSDASGNPVNGGRYVHIENPSPTAMQRTGGFIRSEALDHSARIVWTINSTTGTYLLPWGYSSTQYIPLTYQMTGGNAGIVSFSTYRTPANNLPWPPGVNNLTSHIGLTPDNRTATVDRFWRMANTGSNPVLNLTFNYISTELPGIPYNSAGLIRAHAYNSPTNTWMAALPGQNALAYQVSVPAAGGQTHWALASLNAALPVAWLFFDGKKSGTNVRLEWATAEEKDNSHFVVERTRDFVEVQQLGSVTGVGTSSSTSSYNFIDENPFAGENYYRLRQVDINGAEELTGWIAVNFNDKLKNVVSLWPNPVKDQVYFTGLEEDMQGVIYDFTGKQIWQGVLSVDGSTLSIQNLSPGIYTLVLTDAMKDQQTLRFVRAK